In the Helicobacter typhlonius genome, one interval contains:
- a CDS encoding outer membrane beta-barrel protein: MVCAYYANFASTTGEKKIEGIKRKANVMNFGVNVDALYNFIADDSLSFGAFLGLGLGLNSWSGSLITGLKDDMAGLGAKVTTSGFGAALNVGLRTEIAKAHGIELAARVPFVATTLVNKDGLKVTATHNYNVGLRYIFSF, encoded by the coding sequence TTGGTTTGCGCTTATTATGCAAACTTTGCATCTACTACAGGAGAAAAGAAAATTGAGGGTATAAAGCGTAAAGCAAATGTGATGAATTTTGGTGTAAATGTTGATGCACTTTATAATTTTATCGCTGATGATTCTCTAAGCTTTGGTGCATTTTTGGGGCTTGGCTTAGGTCTTAATAGCTGGAGTGGCAGCCTTATTACAGGTCTTAAAGATGACATGGCAGGACTTGGCGCAAAAGTAACAACAAGTGGCTTTGGTGCTGCTCTTAATGTTGGTTTGCGCACAGAGATTGCTAAAGCTCACGGCATAGAATTAGCTGCTCGTGTACCTTTTGTCGCTACAACTCTTGTTAATAAAGATGGTTTAAAAGTAACAGCAACACACAACTACAATGTAGGCTTACGCTATATCTTTAGCTTCTAA
- a CDS encoding energy transducer TonB: MKTLVFQQKINNLFNKTNAHNSNEHISNYAGFIISLALHLALFFSLYGVFYNMDLRQNGESITTLSLATFMDTSNEDSVSETKPIVKKQKHREITKHDGKLAKQEEIITPPQNPPKAQPSENLEEGDVIQTLTFNDGSEDELFSKLKRAIDRKNKYPPMARKQGLEGRVVVEFVIHKNGGVSHIQLVESCPHKSLNLTALNAIKQAQNDFPIFTQTTKIRLPIVYKLDRG; this comes from the coding sequence ATGAAAACTTTGGTATTTCAACAAAAAATAAATAACCTTTTTAACAAAACCAATGCCCACAATAGCAATGAACATATATCAAATTATGCAGGATTCATAATCAGCCTTGCACTCCACCTTGCCCTTTTTTTCTCGTTATATGGTGTTTTTTATAATATGGATTTGCGGCAAAATGGCGAGAGCATCACGACACTCTCCCTTGCTACTTTTATGGATACCTCAAATGAAGATTCTGTGAGTGAGACAAAGCCAATTGTAAAAAAGCAAAAGCATAGAGAAATCACAAAGCACGATGGCAAACTTGCAAAACAAGAAGAAATCATTACCCCACCACAAAACCCTCCAAAGGCACAGCCTAGTGAAAATCTAGAGGAAGGTGATGTGATACAAACACTCACTTTTAATGATGGGAGCGAAGATGAGCTTTTCTCCAAACTCAAACGCGCCATTGACCGCAAAAATAAATATCCACCTATGGCACGAAAGCAAGGGCTAGAAGGGCGTGTGGTGGTTGAATTTGTGATACATAAAAATGGTGGCGTCTCACATATCCAACTTGTTGAATCTTGCCCTCACAAATCACTCAATCTTACCGCGCTCAACGCAATTAAACAAGCACAAAATGATTTTCCTATTTTCACACAAACGACTAAAATCCGCCTACCTATTGTTTATAAGCTTGATAGGGGTTAG
- the exbD gene encoding TonB system transport protein ExbD, giving the protein MRIPKKDGLNIVPFIDVMLVLLAIVLSVSTFIAQGQIKVELPYASQNQQSKDEKPILIAIDDKNIIYFNDKPIDAESLKTELANVNNKTLIQLKSDKDSKFESFVQIIDILKEKGHENFGISTKNK; this is encoded by the coding sequence ATGAGAATCCCAAAAAAAGATGGTTTAAATATCGTGCCTTTCATTGATGTTATGCTCGTGCTTTTAGCGATTGTGTTAAGCGTATCGACCTTTATTGCGCAAGGGCAAATAAAAGTCGAGCTTCCATATGCGAGTCAAAATCAGCAAAGCAAAGATGAAAAGCCAATTCTCATTGCAATTGATGATAAAAATATTATCTATTTTAACGATAAACCCATTGATGCAGAATCTCTCAAAACAGAGCTTGCCAATGTCAATAACAAGACGCTTATTCAGCTCAAAAGCGATAAAGATTCAAAATTTGAAAGCTTTGTGCAAATCATAGATATTTTAAAGGAGAAAGGGCATGAAAACTTTGGTATTTCAACAAAAAATAAATAA
- the exbB gene encoding TonB-system energizer ExbB — protein MEFLKEYIDHIIFAILGLMSFLSVWFSCERLIFFAKLKLTDYQNEDALEESLSKNLTALYIIYSNAPYVGLLGTVIGIMITFYDMGMSGGMDAQSIMVGLSTALKATALGLVVAIPTLIVYNCFVRKMDIEISRYKRLNKQKD, from the coding sequence ATGGAATTTCTAAAAGAATATATCGACCATATCATTTTTGCTATTTTGGGCTTGATGAGCTTTCTAAGCGTATGGTTTAGCTGTGAAAGGCTTATATTTTTTGCAAAACTTAAACTCACAGACTATCAAAACGAAGATGCGCTTGAAGAATCATTAAGTAAGAATCTTACCGCACTTTATATCATCTACTCAAATGCACCTTATGTGGGACTTCTTGGCACCGTTATTGGAATTATGATTACATTCTATGATATGGGTATGAGTGGCGGAATGGACGCTCAAAGCATTATGGTAGGGCTATCTACCGCACTCAAAGCCACAGCATTAGGGTTAGTGGTGGCAATCCCCACACTTATCGTGTATAACTGCTTTGTGCGTAAAATGGATATCGAAATCAGCCGCTACAAGCGTCTAAACAAACAAAAAGACTAG
- the nikR gene encoding nickel-responsive transcriptional regulator NikR, whose product MKPNIIRFSVSLPENLLESLDERLTHKGYSSRSEIVRDMIREKLNEEVWSSGTEDTQGVAVLTIIYDHHQRDLNQRMIDIQHTNTHNGSVEILCNTHIHLDHHNCLETIILRGKGSNIENLSIEIGGLKGVKFSKLTRASRFE is encoded by the coding sequence ATGAAGCCCAATATTATTCGATTTAGTGTGTCTTTACCAGAGAATTTGCTTGAAAGCCTTGATGAGCGTCTAACACATAAAGGCTACTCATCACGTTCAGAAATCGTGCGTGATATGATACGCGAAAAACTTAATGAGGAAGTATGGAGTAGTGGCACGGAAGACACACAGGGCGTGGCAGTTTTGACGATTATTTATGACCATCATCAACGGGATTTAAATCAAAGAATGATTGATATTCAGCACACAAACACACACAATGGTAGCGTGGAGATTCTATGCAATACACATATTCATTTAGACCATCATAATTGTTTAGAGACAATTATTTTACGCGGCAAGGGAAGCAATATTGAGAATCTTAGCATTGAAATCGGTGGCTTAAAGGGTGTAAAGTTTTCAAAGCTCACACGCGCAAGTCGCTTTGAGTAG
- a CDS encoding nicotinate-nicotinamide nucleotide adenylyltransferase has protein sequence MQGYVAIYGGSFDPPHKGHSEIIRTLCENVLYTHIILMPNFKNPLKTPPLFAPLQRLQMCEKIAKEYNAQYPPLSSSSLASLPRVSVNDYEIRQNRAVYSVESVREIQNELKAKYADMCRDMKYAFVLGSDSFNQLARWHNPQELCEMVDFVVVHRVDLESSPESTLESSSCVDSKKSGDMKKRASAVHNADSESAAYSSLALHSHFAPHVIENLHLQDFSALSSSAVRTLLHSGDINSALMMMPPCIHSIIKAHFRL, from the coding sequence ATGCAGGGCTATGTAGCAATCTATGGTGGGAGCTTTGACCCGCCCCATAAGGGGCATAGCGAGATTATCCGCACATTGTGTGAGAATGTGCTTTACACTCATATTATCCTTATGCCAAACTTTAAAAATCCATTGAAAACCCCGCCGCTCTTTGCTCCGCTTCAACGATTGCAAATGTGTGAGAAAATAGCTAAAGAATATAATGCGCAGTATCCACCTCTTTCATCTTCGTCCCTAGCGTCTCTGCCGCGTGTGAGTGTAAATGACTATGAGATAAGGCAAAACCGCGCCGTGTATAGCGTGGAGAGTGTGAGGGAGATTCAAAATGAGCTAAAGGCAAAATATGCGGATATGTGTAGGGATATGAAATATGCCTTTGTGCTGGGTAGTGATAGTTTCAATCAATTAGCGCGGTGGCACAATCCGCAAGAATTATGCGAAATGGTTGATTTCGTGGTAGTTCATAGGGTGGATTTAGAATCTAGCCCTGAATCTACTTTAGAATCTAGCTCCTGCGTAGATTCTAAAAAAAGTGGAGATATGAAGAAAAGGGCGAGTGCTGTGCATAATGCAGATTCTGAATCTGCCGCGTATTCTAGCCTTGCTCTGCATTCTCATTTTGCCCCGCACGTGATTGAAAACCTCCATTTGCAAGATTTTAGTGCGTTGTCTTCAAGCGCAGTGCGCACCTTGCTGCATAGTGGAGACATCAATAGCGCACTTATGATGATGCCACCTTGCATTCATAGCATTATAAAGGCACATTTTAGGCTATAA
- the rsfS gene encoding ribosome silencing factor, giving the protein MLQEQKILRNPQERLDYISALLADKKGEDIEVFDVRDRDYIVDYVIIVSAMIGKHAFALLDHLKSELKPLNEVFYSTDEKSEDWVIADLGDIMIHIFTPNHRKKFNLEEFLRSLAKK; this is encoded by the coding sequence ATATTGCAGGAGCAAAAAATTTTACGCAATCCACAGGAGCGCTTAGACTATATAAGCGCACTTTTAGCTGATAAAAAAGGCGAGGATATCGAAGTCTTTGATGTGAGAGATAGGGATTATATTGTTGATTATGTGATTATTGTAAGCGCGATGATTGGGAAGCACGCCTTTGCTTTGCTAGATCATCTAAAAAGTGAGCTAAAGCCCTTGAACGAGGTGTTTTACTCCACAGATGAGAAAAGCGAGGATTGGGTTATTGCAGATTTGGGGGATATTATGATTCATATCTTTACGCCTAATCATCGCAAAAAGTTTAATTTAGAGGAATTTTTGCGCTCCCTCGCTAAAAAATAA
- a CDS encoding TolC family protein, translating to MRRLICGILCLLSVVLGEDEVGQNIEHYMKLARENYPLYQNTKLLDRVLSLTLERYNMHFIPHLRFSSKVSYQSDVTTLPFDNNQMQGIFPTFNYKPLSKDQYQFAFELAQPVLDMGLVAQKDMSCAQYATRKSDNVISLYKIQQSVINTFFSLLLLGEQIE from the coding sequence ATGAGGAGACTTATTTGTGGTATCTTGTGCCTACTATCTGTGGTGTTAGGGGAAGATGAGGTAGGGCAGAATATCGAGCATTATATGAAGCTTGCTAGGGAGAATTACCCACTCTATCAAAATACCAAGCTTTTAGATAGGGTATTAAGTCTCACGCTTGAAAGATATAATATGCACTTTATCCCACATTTGCGCTTTTCAAGCAAGGTTTCCTATCAAAGCGATGTTACAACCTTGCCTTTTGATAATAATCAAATGCAAGGTATTTTTCCAACTTTCAACTACAAGCCATTGAGTAAAGACCAGTATCAATTTGCCTTTGAGCTTGCCCAGCCCGTGCTTGATATGGGGCTTGTTGCACAAAAAGATATGAGTTGCGCACAATACGCCACGCGCAAGAGTGATAATGTGATTAGCCTCTATAAGATTCAGCAATCTGTGATTAATACTTTCTTTTCTCTGCTCCTTTTGGGTGAGCAAATCGAGTAA